Below is a genomic region from Chitinophagales bacterium.
GCAAACGTTCCTTTATCTGTGCCGGGCCATTCTCTTCAGGAGTTGCTGCAACATATTCTTGTTCCTGCTTATCTTTTTTTCTGCCCGTGTAAAACTGAAATCCAAAAGCTTTTAGCAGCATGATAATGAGGACCGTGAAAAGCACCACGAAGGCAATCAGTCGCAGCGTTTGCTGAGAGATATTGATGGCAGTCGTTTCTTCTTTATGCTGCTCCTTTGCCACGGGTTCCTCCTCCGGAGGCTTGCCACTGTAGTCGAGTCCGTCGGTCAGCTTTTTATAGGTTTCCATATCAAATTGTCGCGGACTGATGTCTTGATTATAGTATGCTTGTTGCGCCCCCGTCCGCTCTCTGATTTGGAACGAGTCAGCAGGAGAAGTAGTGATGGCTGCAATGGAATCTGTAACACCGGGGAAAACAGTTTCCGGCTGCATGGCAGATCCGTAAGCGGCTGCTTGCGCCGGCAAAGCAACAGCCTGGTGCAGCAGCAAAAAGCTGAATACAGCGGCCACTGCTATCACAAGGCGAAAGTGTTTATTCATGCCTTCGTTGTTTTTGATCCGATCAGGGTT
It encodes:
- a CDS encoding DUF4129 domain-containing protein — translated: MNKHFRLVIAVAAVFSFLLLHQAVALPAQAAAYGSAMQPETVFPGVTDSIAAITTSPADSFQIRERTGAQQAYYNQDISPRQFDMETYKKLTDGLDYSGKPPEEEPVAKEQHKEETTAINISQQTLRLIAFVVLFTVLIIMLLKAFGFQFYTGRKKDKQEQEYVAATPEENGPAQIKERLLQEAIQQRDFRLAVRLYYLMIIKALAAAQLIRWQKEKTNFDYVHELYSTTAYGSFREATLLFEQVWYGELPITEQHFDALRQQFHQLLAVIKSTS